In the Fibrobacterota bacterium genome, CCAGGCCTCCCGCGAGGTATCGGGATATATGCGGCCCGGGATGCTTCATCGAAACCGCGAGGGCTTCGTCCATATCCTTGGCCTCCACGATGAAAAAGGCTCCCGCCTGTTCCTTGGCGTCGACCCAGGGGCCTTGGGTCACCTCGGGTTTGCCGCCCTTGGGCCCACGGATGCATTTCCAGGATTCTGGTTTGCTCTGGGAGGCGACGAAATCCACCTTGCCGGTGGCTTTGAATTCGATATCGTGGACCTTGCATTCGGCTATCATGGCCTCGAGCTTGTCCTTGGGCATGGCTTCGAATTGCTTCACGTCGTAGTAGCAGAGGACGAGGTATTTCATAGGGTTCTCCGGTTAGGAGGGCCTGTATCGGCCCTTCACCAGATAGTCGTTCGCCCCTCGCGGATTCGACATCGGGGGGCCTCGTCACCCCCCTCTGGCCGGTAACCGGTTAGTCAGGGATTTCGGGTTCGACCAGCGCCTTGAGTTGGCTGAGCGACTCCTGCCAGCCCAGGTAGCAGGCCTCGGGCGGAATCGCGTCCGGCACGCCTTCTTGCGTAATGGTTATTTCCGTCCCCACGGACACCTTCTTCAGGTTGACGGTAACCTGCATTTCCCCCGGCAGGTTGGGATCGTCGAACTTGTCCGTGTAGCGGATCCGCTCGGGCGACAATTCCGCGAATTTTCCTCCGAAGGAATGACTATTTCCGGTGGTGAAATTCGTGAAGGACATCTTGTAAGTGCCCCCGACCTTGGCCTCGTGGTGGTGCATCTTGGCGGTGAAGCCGTTGGGCGGCAGCCATTTGACCTTGGCGTCGGCGTCCACGAAGGCCTTATAGACCCGTTCGGGCTTGGCGGTAAAGACGCGATGCAGACGGATGGTATTGGTACCCATGTTACTCTCCTTCGGGCAGGCTCCCGGAGCTGCATTGCGCCGGGATTCGCCCATATCCAAACGACGATCGAACCAGGCCGGAATCGACACGGTCCAAAATAAATCGTTCAGTTCGGCATAGCGATGGTTTTGGCCCGGCAAAATTCGATTGGGCGGATTTCGATGCCCCACCCCATGTTTTCGCCCAGGTTGGCGGCCGGATGCATGGAAGCCAGCTGAATGGCCTCTTGCATGTCCTTGGCTTCGAGCAGGAAGAAGGAACCCAGTTGTTCCTTGGTTTCGACATAAGGGCCATCGGTGACGGAAGGCTTGCCATTTTTGGGCCGCACCGACACCGTGGCCTTGGTGGCGGCCAGGGAGGCCACCATTTCCATTTTGCCGGTGGCATTCAAAGCCTGGTCCAGCGGTTCGCACTTGGCTACGACCGCTTTTAAATCGTCCGGAGACATGGCATCGAAAGTTTTCTCATGGTAATAGGCGAGGGCCAGGAATTTCATCGGGACTCCTTCAGGGTGATGGTTCGAGTTCGGAAAGACGTTGTTCCAGGAAGCGCCGATCGGGACCTTGACCGGCCAGCGTCAACGCGCGTCGATAGGCCGCGGCGGCCTCTTCTTTACGTCCCAGTCGCCGCAGCAGATCCGCCCGGGCCGAATGGGTCAGATGGTATTCGCTCAGGGCTTCGCGCGAGGGCGAATCGTTCGCCAACAGCCCGTCGATGATGCGGAGGCCCGCCTCCGGACCGTCCCGCATGGCCACCGCCACCGCCCGGTTCAGTTCGACAATGGGAGATGGATCGGCGCGCAGAAGCACGTCGTAGAGCCCGGCGATTTGCGCCCAGTCGGTGGCCTGGGGCGTGGCGGCCTCGGCATGCACGGCGGCGATGGAAGCCTGCAAGGTATAGGGCCCGAAGCGCCGGGACAAAAGGGCCGCTTCCGCCAAGTCCGATCCTTCGCGGATGAGATCCTGATCCCATAGGGCGCGGTCCTGGTTCTCCATCAGGATCAATCCGCCGGCGTGGGAGATGCGGGCGGCCCGACGGCTTTCGTGCAAGAGCATCAATCCCAACAACCCTTTGGCCTCCGGTTCGGGAAGCAATTCCACCAGCAATCGCCCCAAGCGGATGGCCTCGCCGGAGAGATCGGGCCGGGCCACTGCGTCCCCGGAGGACGCGGAATATCCTTCGTTGAAGACCAGGTAGAGAACGCGCAAGACCGCGTCCAGACGCTCGGGGCGCTGCTCCGGGGCCGGCACCTCGTAGGGGATGCGGGCCTCGCGGATCTTGGCTTTGGCCCGGACGATACGCTGGGCCACGGTGGTGGCCTCCGTGAGGAAGGCCCGGGCGATGGCCTCGGTCGTAAGGCCGCAGACTTCGCGCAAGGTCAAGGCGGTCTGGGCATCCGGAGCCAAGGCTGGATGGCAGCAGGTGAAAATGAGACGGAGGCGATCGTCTTCCAAGCCCGCGTCTCGCGGGCCGCCCGCGTCCGATGGGCCGCCCACTTCCCGCGTATCGTCCACCTGCGGACCCCCGCCTCCCTGCACGCCCGACGCTTCGCCGTTTTCCCCCTGCAACTCCGCTTCCCCTTCGAAATGCTTCGCCAATTCTTCCGCGCGTTCGTCGAACCGGGCGCGCCGCCTAATGCCATCAATGGCCTTGAAGCGTCCCGCGGAAACCAGCCAGGCCCGGGGATTGCCGGGCACGCCCTCCTTGGGCCATTGCTCTACGGCCGCCCGGAAGGCCTCATGCACCGCCTCTTCGGCGAGATCGAAATCCCCCAAAAGCCGGATCAAGGTGGCCAGGATACGGCGCGATTCCAAGCGGTAGACTTCGTCCACCTTGGCCAGGGCCGATCCGCTTTCCGCCTCACCCATATCCTTCCTCTTCGCTCCAATGCCCCGCGCCCCCGCCCGGGATCCTCAGGCCCGCACGGCCTCGGTTACTTCGTAAAAATCGATGGGCCTTATCTCCAGAGCGCACCCCATCTTCTCCCCCACCCTGGCCGCCGGATGCTTGGAGGCCGCCTGAATGGCTTCATTCAAGTCCCTCGCTTCCAGGATGAAGAAACCGCCCAACTGTTCCTTGGCCTCTATATAGGGCCCGTCGTGGAGGACGGTTTTGCCGTTGAGGGGCCGCAAAGTGGTGCTGGACCGGGTCGGCGCCAGGGAGGCGATGAGGGCCAAATGCCCCCCTTGCCGCAGGTCCTCGTCATGGGACTTGCACTTCACGCCCATCTCCTCGAGCTCGGCCTTGGACATGGCCGCGTATTTCCTCTCATCGCCGTAGGCCAGGCACAGGTACTTCATGGGAGCCTCCTTTAATAGGCGATAAGGGCAAAACTCGCTCGCCGACCTATTGTCGAAGGCCGATCGGAAAATCGACAAAGTTCATCGCGAAAAAGAAAGGGTATGCTACCTTCCTGGTTGCCGCTCGCGGCATCACCTCACCCAACCTATCGGAGCCGATATGTCCAAAGAAAGAAACACGAAAAAGGAAACCAAGAAGACCCCGGTCAAATCCATGAAGGAAAAGAAGGCCGATAAGAAGGCGAAGAAGGCCGGCAAGTAAACCG is a window encoding:
- a CDS encoding YciI family protein, translated to MKYLCLAYGDERKYAAMSKAELEEMGVKCKSHDEDLRQGGHLALIASLAPTRSSTTLRPLNGKTVLHDGPYIEAKEQLGGFFILEARDLNEAIQAASKHPAARVGEKMGCALEIRPIDFYEVTEAVRA
- a CDS encoding RNA polymerase sigma factor, with protein sequence MGEAESGSALAKVDEVYRLESRRILATLIRLLGDFDLAEEAVHEAFRAAVEQWPKEGVPGNPRAWLVSAGRFKAIDGIRRRARFDERAEELAKHFEGEAELQGENGEASGVQGGGGPQVDDTREVGGPSDAGGPRDAGLEDDRLRLIFTCCHPALAPDAQTALTLREVCGLTTEAIARAFLTEATTVAQRIVRAKAKIREARIPYEVPAPEQRPERLDAVLRVLYLVFNEGYSASSGDAVARPDLSGEAIRLGRLLVELLPEPEAKGLLGLMLLHESRRAARISHAGGLILMENQDRALWDQDLIREGSDLAEAALLSRRFGPYTLQASIAAVHAEAATPQATDWAQIAGLYDVLLRADPSPIVELNRAVAVAMRDGPEAGLRIIDGLLANDSPSREALSEYHLTHSARADLLRRLGRKEEAAAAYRRALTLAGQGPDRRFLEQRLSELEPSP
- a CDS encoding SRPBCC family protein; this encodes MGTNTIRLHRVFTAKPERVYKAFVDADAKVKWLPPNGFTAKMHHHEAKVGGTYKMSFTNFTTGNSHSFGGKFAELSPERIRYTDKFDDPNLPGEMQVTVNLKKVSVGTEITITQEGVPDAIPPEACYLGWQESLSQLKALVEPEIPD